In Nitrospira sp., the sequence GTGAAGAATGGATCAGGTCCCACCAATAACCCCGATGCGAGTGGTGATACGCCGGCAGCTACCAATAGACTGGATACTCCTCCTCAGCCGACTGCCGGGACCCCAACGGATTAGCATAGCCTTAGCAGGCTGCGGAAAACCCCTCCCTCCATATCTTCGAGAGCCTCAGGACGAACGGAGCGTTCATTGAACATACTGAAATTCCCGATCGTGCTGCGCCCGCCGAAGCGGACAATCGAGTTTTTCCGCAGCCTGCTAGACGGTAGCCTATACACTCTTTTTGTACACGATTAGCCCACCGATGAGGAGTGCACCCATCACGCCTGCGAACAACCACATCATATCCATAACGGCTCCTTTCATTAGGTCATTAATGACAACGTGAATTCTTGTCACACGAATGGAGCAACTCTTGTGCTCAAAGCACTCCGATGAGACCGTCCCTGAACTGGGCAGAAATAGACGCATCACACATCACGTATGCGTGACGGATTCAGAGGGGAGGGGTAAATGTCCTCAGGATTGTCTATTTGCTTGGACAGATGAAGCTGTCAGGACTCTATTGGCAGATAGGACGCTGCTGGCCGAAATGTTCACGTCCATGCGGTGTGGTCAAATCTTGGTTGGGTCCGATCGGGACAATACGGGTAGGATTGATGTCGTCGTGCGTCACGTAATAATGCCGCTTAATATGGTCGAAATTCACGGTCTCGGCGATGCCGTCGGTTTGGTAGAGGTCCTTGAGATACCCGAAGAGATTGGGGTAATCGATGATTCGTCGGACATTGCATTTAAAATGTCCATGGTACACGGCGTCGAACCGAACCAACGTGACAAACAGTCGCCAATCGGTTTCCACGAACTCCATCCCGAAGAGGTAACGCCGACCCGCCAGGCGTGCTTCGAGCTGATCCAGCGCGGTAAACAATCGCCGTGCCGCTCGTTCATAGGCATGTTGTGATGTGGCGAATCCTGCTCGATAGACTCCGTCGTTCACGTTTTCGTAAATGAATGTGTTGAGCTCATCGATCTCTTGCCGCAGGCCATCCGGGTACAAATCGACCGGGCTTTTGGTGAATCGATCGAACTCGGCGTTGAAGATTCTCATCAGATCATCATCGGAGTTGGTCACGATCCGTTTGGTGACACAATCCCAGAGTGCCGGGACCGTCATGCGACCGATATAGTTTGGATCGGTGGCATGATACGCTTCACGGAGAAACTGGAATCCATTGATAGGATCAATGGATTGTCCAGCGCCTTCTCGAAACGCCCATCCTCGCTCGTCACGAATAGGATCCACGACCGTCATACCGATCACATCTTCAAGCTGCTTTAACTTGCGTACGATGATCGTACGGTGAGCCCATGGACAGGCCAATGAGACGTAGAGATGATAGCGCCCGCGTTCAGCAGGATAGCCGGAGCCGCCGTTCGCCGTAACCCATTGTCGGAACACGTCCGGCTGGCGTTGGAACTCACCGTCCGGTGATTGTTCATCTGGAAATTGAGCTTGAATTTCCATACAGAGCCCCTTCCTCGGAGCAGTATCTCATATTCACAGCCTACAGTATTGGGAAGTCTCAGTGCATGACTGTCGCATTTCGCCACGACATCACATGCTCTCGGTGGCAAAAAGCCGCGAATGTCAGCTTTCGCATGAGGAAAACAGCGGGTTTGTGGGGCATGTCCCGTGCGAGAGACTTGGAGGGGAGTAAGGATGAATCTGAGGTCGAAGAGTAGACCGACGAGATGTGATTTGTGATTCGTACCTGCCTGAATCAGAGCACAACCGAATTGCTCCTTCGGATCCTACATGGCCTGATGGCTTGCGTGATCGTAGCGGTGGGAATTGCTTGTGAGAACAAACCGGTGGACACCGCAACCGTCAAACCGGACTCACACCTTGAACGAGCAGGGTCGTTGCACCTGACGCCGGAAGAGTTGTCCAGGATGTGGCTGGAACTTGTGCCGGTCAAGCAGGGGCAACTGCTTTCGCATCGTCAATTTCCCGCAACTGTACAGGCCAACCAAAATGAATTGGCGGAGGTCACGCCTCTGATCAGAAGCTCTTCACCGTGGCGAATCTCACGGGTGTGTGGGTGATCGGCAATGTGCCTGAGAAGGATGTGCAATTCATCCGCAAGGACCAGAAAGTGAATGTGGTCCTGGCGGCCTATCCGCATGCGATCGTCACCGACGCAATTACCTATATTGGAGATGTGCTTGATCCAGCAACGCGGACCATGCGTATGCGGGTAACGGTTCTCAACTCCGAGCGTCTGTTGAAACCGGAAATGTTCGCCGTCGTCAGTGTGCATGGAGCATCGAACGAGGACACGCTGAGCGTGCCCCTCTCGGCGGTCCAAGATGGGCCTGTCGGCAAGATGGTGTTTGTTCAACGGGAGGCCGGTACCTTCGAAACGCGGACGGTCAAGTTGGGGGACGAAGAGGGCGATGTGGTCAGGGTGCTGGAGGGGGTTCAGGCGGGCGAGGAAGTCGTGACAAAGGGCTCCGTTGCCCTGAAGTCTGAAATGGAACGGCACAAGATCGAGCCTTCGCTATGATCGCTTCGCTTCTAGAATTCTCACTGCGGCAACGGATCCTGGTCTTGGGTCTGGCCTATCTGTTGTCCGTCGTCGGCGTCTTTGCCTTCCAGTCTATCCCGATCGACGCCTATCCCGACGTGACCAACATCCAGGTGCAGGTGCTGACTGAGGCGGCTGGTCTCTCACCGGTCGAAGTAGAGCGGTTCATTACCTATCCCCTCGAACTCCAGATGACGGGTCTGCCTGGTCTGGCGGAAATCCGCTCGCTCTCCAAGTTTGCGCTCTCTCAGATCACGGTGGGGTTTCAAGAGGACGTCGATATCTACTTCGCCCGTCAGTTGGTCCTGGAGCGGATCATGGCGGCGAAAGAGCGGTTACCAGAGGGGATCGAGCCGGTGATGGCCCCAGTCACCACAGGGCTGGGCGAGGTCTATCACCACTATGTCAAAGGGCCTCATGCGATGGCGACCGATCCTCAGGTCGTCGAAAGGGAATTGACGGAGCCACGAACGATGCAGGACTGGGTCCTGCGCCCGCTGCTGAAAAACGTGCCGGGCGTGATCGACGTGAACGGCATGGGCGGGTTTGTGAAGCAATATCAAGTTCTGGTGGATTCGGCCAAGCTCCACAAGTTCGACCTGACGCTCACCAGATCTATGAAGCGGTGGTGAAGAACAACGCGAACATCGGGGGCAACGTGTTGGAGAGATATGCCGATCGCTCGATCGTGCGAGGGCTCGGGCTGATCAAGACCGTGGGCGATATCGAATCCATCATCCTGAAAGAGGTCGGGGGTACGCCGGTGTTCGTTCGGGATGTCGCCGAAGTCCACATAGGCCACGCCGTTCGCCATGGTGCCGTGGTCCTCAATGGGGAGCAAGAGGTCGTGATCGGGACGGTGCTGATGCTCCGCGGAGGCAATGCTCGTCAGGTGGTCGAGGCGGTCAAGGTCGAGGTGCAGGACCTGCAACAGAGTACGATCATCCCTGCAGGCACGAAGCTGATCCCCTTCCATGATCGCATCGAACTCGTGAATGCCGCCATTCAGACGGTGCGCGATGCGTTGATTGAGGGGATCGTGTTGGTGGTCTTCGTCTTCTTCTTTTTCCTGGGTCACGTGCGCAGTGCCGTCGTCGTGACGGTCTCGCTGATCGTCACCCCCTTGCTCACGTTCATCGCAATTTGGTGGGCTGGCCATCGCCATCGGTGAGATCGCGGACGGTTCGCTGGTCGTGGTCGAAAACGTGTATCGCCATCTCGCGCAGACCAACGGGGAGACTGGTAGGAGCAAGGTCGATGTCATTCTCCATGCCACGAAAGAAGTGGGCCGGCCGATCCTCTTCGGCATTCTGATCATCAGCGTCGTCTTCCTGCCTCTCATGACCTTGCACGGCATGGAGGGGAAGATGTTCGCGCCGCTCGCCTACACGCTTGTGATCGCGCTCCTAGCCTCAGTTGCGGTGACTCTGACCCTGTCGCCGGTGCTCGCGTCGCTGTTCCTGCGCGGAGACCATCCGCAGGAGACGCGCCTGACGTTTTGGATGAAGCAGCGTTATCTCCCGGTGTTGCAATGGACGCTACGGCACCGCGGCCTCGTCCTGACCGGTTCAATCATGGTCGTCCTTTGGAGTCTTGCTCTCATTCCATTCGTAGGGCGGGAATTCATTCCGCTCCTTGAGGAAGGGGCCCTGACTCCTCAGGTTGCGAAGCTGCCGAGTGTGTCGCTGGCCGATATTCCCGGCATTTCCGCGCTGATGAGCCAGCCGATTCAAGAACGGGTAGACGAGCTGATCTCGGGGATCAGGACTCAATGCGCCATCAAGGTGTTCGGAGACGATCTCGATATGCTCCTCGACAAGGCGCAAGAGATTGCCGCTTTAATGCAGCAGGTCAACGGCGTTAAGGATGTCAAAGTCGAACAGATTGCCGGCCAGCCCTATCTCATCATCGACATCGACCGACAAAAGATCGCTCGCTTCGGTATCAACGTGGCCGATGTGCAAGAGATCATCACCACCGCCGTCGGAGGCAAGGTGGCGACCCATGTGCATGAAGGCGAACGGCGGTTTCAGTTGACCGTTCGGTTTCCAGAACAACAACGCAACAGCGTCGTGACCATCGGAGAGATTCGCGTGAAATCGGCTTCCGGTGCACTGATCCCGATGAGCGATCTTGCCACGATCGAGATGCGCGAGGGCCCGGCTCGCATCAGCCGCGAGCATGTGAAGCGACGCATTTACATCGGCTTCAATGTCGTCGGACGAGACATCGGCGGCGTGGTCTCGCTTTGGCTGAGCGGGCAATATCTAAGTGTGCCGGCTTCCATCAGGTTCATCGAGCTGTTCGGGCTCGCGGTGGGGAACGGAATTGTCCTTGTCTCGTACATCAACCAGCTGCGCCATAAGGGACAGTCGATCGACGAAGCGGTGCTGACCGGTTGCAGCCTGCGTCTTCGTCCGGTCGTGATGACGCTGATGACGACGTTGCTAGGGCTTCTGCCGCTGGCGCTTGCGCAAGGGATTGGGGCGGAGGTCCAACGGCCCCTCGCCAGTGTCGTGATCGGCAGACTCTTTACATCGACGGCGCTGAGGTTGGTGGTATTGCCGGCCCTCTACAGTGTCTTTGCGGGACGTACGGTAGGGAAAGAGGAGGCGTCGGAATGGGTATGAGGGGAGGGTGGCTAGCAGAGTGGGATGTTCCTCTGACGGCCAATACGGCGATGAGGGTTGCCTGGCTATCGTGTATCGGTGTTGGCCATAGCTCTTCTGAGGCTGCGCCTGGAGGGTGCAATGCCGTCGCACGCTTTCCATCGCAACGAACTCGAAAGGTACCCGCGACGTAAGCAGAGGCAGACCCTGCCCTGCCAGCCGCTCTGAGGAAGGGGACTGGAGAATGGAATGCGGGAGGTGTTCTCTCGATGTACGCGATCAGGGATCGACGATGCCCTGCTCCGAATTTGGAATGAAAGTGTTTAGGAGAAGGATTCGTTTGGGCGGGGTCAGAATGTTTGTTCCCGGTAAGGTCAGGCACTAAACTTGTACGTGCTTGTTGGTAAGTCAGCGAGGCCGGTCCAAGTGTGATTCCTTCGCTGGCAGGCGAGGCCAAATTCACAGGGCGATCAGTCAGAATGGGGAAGGGGGGTCTATGAGACACGTATGGGCGAGAATAACCTTGTTGTGCCTTTTCTTAGCTCCGGGCGGATGGGCGCATGCTGCCGGCGCCGGGGATCGCGATATTTCCAGAGGGGAGGACCTGTTGAAGAACAAGCAGTACACGGAGGCACGTACATCGCTGGAGGCCGGAATAGAGAAGGATCCTACGAATGCACAGGCTCATTTGAGTCTTGCTGAGGCCTGTCGAAGGTTAGAAGCCTGGGCCTGTGCAGAGGAACATTACGAGACGGCGTTGCAGCTGGACGCCAAGGCAGGGGCGACCGGATCGACGCAACCACGTTTGCGTAAAGCGACTGTGTGGCGGTCGCTCGAGGAAGTGACGGCCTGGCGGTTGCTCAACGATGCGAAGGAGCTGCTGAGCGGCGGGAAAGTTTCTCCTGAAAAGATGAGGCAAGCGGAGGAGGCTTTGGACAGTGCCAATGAGTTGGGTCTCAACAATGACCAACTAGCCCTCTATCAACAGCTGCAGATGAAACTCCCACGGCAGCGAACCGTTGCTGTATCGACCAAACCGCCGTCAGGCGGGTTGTCCGTCGGAGGGGCCTCGGCCGAGACGCAGGATATGCCTATGGCGCTGGTGCCGGCTGGGGAGTTCACGATGGGAAGCAATCTGGGAGAAGACGAAAAGCCCGTGCGGCGTGTGTACCTGAATGCCTTCTATATGGATAGATTTGAGGTCACGGTGGGGCAATATGCCAGGTACCTGGAGGTGACAGACATGGAAGAGCCTCCTGACTGGAACATGATGAATCAACCCCAGTATCAGAGACGCCCGGTCGTCAACGTGGATTGGGAGGATGCCGTCAAGTACTGCAAATGGGCCGGCAAGCGTCTGCCGACGGAAGCGGAGTGGGAAAAAGCGGCTCGGGGAACGGATGGGCGCATCTACCCTTGGGGCAATGAAGCCCCGACTCGGCTCCACGCGAATTACGGGAGAAAGGAATTGGACAACCATCAAGCCTTGACCCCCGTTGGGTCGTTCGAAGCAGGAAAGAGTCCCTATGGGATCTATGACATGGCCGGCAATGCCTGGGAATGGGTCTTCGATTGGTACGACCATGACTATTACAAGAAAGGCCCGAAAAAGAACCCCATCGGGCCGGCGAAGGGTGAGGGGAAAGTGGTACGGGGTGGTTCTTGGTTGTATGTTCCGGAGTTTCTGCGTTCCGCGCATCGGTTCGACGCGCAACCGACGAACCGGCTCTTTGGGTATGGGTTTCGTTGCGCGAAGACGCCATAGTGTTCGTGCCATAGGTAGTGGTTAAGCAAGAGGCGTGGCTGACTTGGCGCTGTGGGTGGCTTGCTGTGCCTCAAGGGAGGCGGCTCATCGATATTTCGAGAAGCAGATGAGGTCGAGATGGTCGTAATGATCGGGAAGAATCGTTTCGGCCCTGTAGCCGAGGTTCATAAAGAACTGAATGTTTCTCGCCGTGCGCAGCATGGTGCAGGCATAAAATTTGTGGGCGTCGGTCCTCACTCGCTCGATTTCGCAGATCAAGGCTTTCCCCACACCTTGGCGCCGATGAGTGGGACTCACGGAAAGCAAACGGATCACGCAGACGCCGGCCACTGTCCAGAACCGCACGGAACCGACGATCGTTCCTCCTTCTTCCGCCACGAGAATATGTTTCTCTCTTGCATCCTCTTTCAGACTTTCGAGAGTTTCGGTGGTCCAGCCACTGACCTTATAGGCGCCGGCATATTCACCGAACGCAGCCTGTTGCACCTGAAGGAGAGCCGGAAAATCAACCTCGGTCGCTGCTCGAATGTGAACCACAACGCAGATCCTGCATAAGGGAAGGACTCCGTACTTTCATAGCGGAAGAGAGGGAGATTCGCAAGGGTGATGATTCCGAGTTGAAAGAAACAGTAAGGTTCAGTGAAAGGGGGCTGATGCAGACCGACGGATAGTCCGATGCCGTCACGCAGCTTCGCTTCCGTACCGGCGACGTTCGGAGTCGAACGATACACTCTCTCGCGTGATCACTTCCCGATTCTTATTGATGACATCGTCGCCGATCATTCCACAATTGACACAGCGCCAACCATGAAAGTCCGATGACGAACCAGTCTGCACCGCGAAGCTGTCGTCGCTGACGGCGAGACCATTGCATCGTAGGCAATTCACCGATCACCTCCCAGTAGAAGATCCCCTCCCATCCACGACTCCGGTCGCGAGGTCGCGGGAGTGGCGATCTGAATCATACACTGCGCTCGTGCAACTCGCCGCAACGCCGTTCCGTCTTGGAAGCCCTGTACGTACCGCCTGAGAATCTCAGGAGGGCATAGACAATAGCTGTCGGTGTGGTCAATGTTCATCAGGGCATCTCGTAGTCCATCTGCTTCTGCGCGCCACCCATCCATCTCCGGTTCGGTGCGAGCCTGTGCAGATTGTCTTTGACACCACTCGATTCGAAGATAGATAGAGTTTGTCGTCTGTTTCATGCTTCACCCTCTTAGGAATCCAAGTCAGTAGTCCAAACATAGGCTACAGCAAGTTGAATGCCACGAGAGGAATGGGAACCTGTTGTTTCTTGGTTCTGTTCAATTGATCTAGTAGTTACGTATTTTTAATGACTTATCAGTATTAAGCAATATTGTTGCCTACAAACATCGTGGATAACAGAGTGTTCGACGAACTGTAGAATGTGAAGGATATAGGATCTACTGTTTCCTAATGATACTAGGAACAACCCTAGGATAAATATCTGTGGCTGAAGAAGGCATGTGAGGCGCGGGGTATGGAAGGAACGGAGGAGAACGTTTCATTAAAAGCGCCTCACCGATGTCTCAAACTGTGGTGGTGTGACTTGCCACGATGTTCAAGCCGATTCCTGACCTTTGAAATCGTCTTTTTCATAAACGCGAGTCAGCCCATCGACCACCTTCTGATTAGCTGCGCCGTGAAGTGCTGCGTTTTAAAATTACCGAGCTGTACTATCCTCGGCCATCAGCCTGCCGGTGCGCCTGGTGCAATCCTCCGGTCGATGCGATGCCCGGCATCTGATGCGATGTGCAACGCAGCGGCAATGATTTGCAGGCCTTCCCGCCGATCAGGTCGATGGGCCGGAGCGTACGCGTTTGGTGCTCGATTGGTGACTTCCCTCATGGAGGCACACTTCTGTCTGTGCGTGCTCCCTTGTAATCGGGTATAGTGGTCGCAATCGATTCCGGGTGGAGGTGGACAGGGGCCATGCGTTGAACGAACGTACAACCTATTCATGGAACAAGGAGGTGCGATGAGTGAGTTTGGGGGTGGAGCCGTTAAAGATTTTATGCATCGCTATCTAGAGGTGATTCCACAAGACACGACGACAGCGGGCGCCGCTGAGCGCATGGGTGTCAAGGGGATTGGCTGCCTGTTGGTGGAATCGGATGATCCCAAACGAGGACCGTTCGGGATTATGACGGAAACGGATCTCGTGCGGAAAGTGCTTGCGAGGGGATTAGACCCCACAGTCACGATGGTGGATCGCGTGATGGTCACCCCAATTTTGACGATCCAAGGTGACCGCCCCATGTTGGATGCCAGCCATTTGATGGAAACCAATCATGTACGTCATCTCTGTGTGGTGGAGGCTGGTGAGATCGTCGGGATCATGTCGGTGCGGGACTTGGTGCGATCATTTGTGGATGCGGAGAGCGGTCCGGTCTGCGAACTGGACAAGGTGTACCGCCCGCTCAGCGTCTTGATGGCGACCACATTCGCGACGATCCCTAGTGATGC encodes:
- a CDS encoding glutathione S-transferase family protein, whose amino-acid sequence is MEIQAQFPDEQSPDGEFQRQPDVFRQWVTANGGSGYPAERGRYHLYVSLACPWAHRTIIVRKLKQLEDVIGMTVVDPIRDERGWAFREGAGQSIDPINGFQFLREAYHATDPNYIGRMTVPALWDCVTKRIVTNSDDDLMRIFNAEFDRFTKSPVDLYPDGLRQEIDELNTFIYENVNDGVYRAGFATSQHAYERAARRLFTALDQLEARLAGRRYLFGMEFVETDWRLFVTLVRFDAVYHGHFKCNVRRIIDYPNLFGYLKDLYQTDGIAETVNFDHIKRHYYVTHDDINPTRIVPIGPNQDLTTPHGREHFGQQRPICQ
- a CDS encoding efflux RND transporter periplasmic adaptor subunit, encoding MANLTGVWVIGNVPEKDVQFIRKDQKVNVVLAAYPHAIVTDAITYIGDVLDPATRTMRMRVTVLNSERLLKPEMFAVVSVHGASNEDTLSVPLSAVQDGPVGKMVFVQREAGTFETRTVKLGDEEGDVVRVLEGVQAGEEVVTKGSVALKSEMERHKIEPSL
- a CDS encoding efflux RND transporter permease subunit, with the translated sequence MVSLWLSGQYLSVPASIRFIELFGLAVGNGIVLVSYINQLRHKGQSIDEAVLTGCSLRLRPVVMTLMTTLLGLLPLALAQGIGAEVQRPLASVVIGRLFTSTALRLVVLPALYSVFAGRTVGKEEASEWV
- a CDS encoding SUMF1/EgtB/PvdO family nonheme iron enzyme — protein: MRHVWARITLLCLFLAPGGWAHAAGAGDRDISRGEDLLKNKQYTEARTSLEAGIEKDPTNAQAHLSLAEACRRLEAWACAEEHYETALQLDAKAGATGSTQPRLRKATVWRSLEEVTAWRLLNDAKELLSGGKVSPEKMRQAEEALDSANELGLNNDQLALYQQLQMKLPRQRTVAVSTKPPSGGLSVGGASAETQDMPMALVPAGEFTMGSNLGEDEKPVRRVYLNAFYMDRFEVTVGQYARYLEVTDMEEPPDWNMMNQPQYQRRPVVNVDWEDAVKYCKWAGKRLPTEAEWEKAARGTDGRIYPWGNEAPTRLHANYGRKELDNHQALTPVGSFEAGKSPYGIYDMAGNAWEWVFDWYDHDYYKKGPKKNPIGPAKGEGKVVRGGSWLYVPEFLRSAHRFDAQPTNRLFGYGFRCAKTP
- a CDS encoding GNAT family N-acetyltransferase, with protein sequence MVHIRAATEVDFPALLQVQQAAFGEYAGAYKVSGWTTETLESLKEDAREKHILVAEEGGTIVGSVRFWTVAGVCVIRLLSVSPTHRRQGVGKALICEIERVRTDAHKFYACTMLRTARNIQFFMNLGYRAETILPDHYDHLDLICFSKYR
- a CDS encoding CBS domain-containing protein; its protein translation is MSEFGGGAVKDFMHRYLEVIPQDTTTAGAAERMGVKGIGCLLVESDDPKRGPFGIMTETDLVRKVLARGLDPTVTMVDRVMVTPILTIQGDRPMLDASHLMETNHVRHLCVVEAGEIVGIMSVRDLVRSFVDAESGPVCELDKVYRPLSVLMATTFATIPSDASLVDAARLMSEKRIGSLLTIEAGEIVGIVTERDVVRKGLATNRDAGSTHVSAVMSSPLVSIDINRTVRDASKVMAEQGLRHLTVTENGKIVGVLSIRDLVKMVSVRDRPRFLGRTS